The sequence CATCAAAAACCGCAGCTACAGGCACAATGGCGTAAAGAAATTAAGGAGATAGAAGCACAGCTGTAACGCTGCGCCCGGCGAGCCTCTCGTCGGGCCAGTATTTTCCCCCTTAATTATTAGAGGAACATCCTTTTCTTAATCTGAAATCACCTTAAATGATGACATTATGTTGCGGGCACCTTGCATTACAGCGCTTAAGCATTAATCCTTGAGGAGTATTACACCTGCTATGCAGATACTCATCATGAACAAGGAGATACACATGAAGGCTGCTGTTGTTACTCAGGATCATCAGGTTAACGTTACCGAAAAAACCTTGCGCCCGCTCAAGCACGGGGAAGCCCTGCTGAAGATGGAATGCTGTGGCGTATGCCATACCGATCTTCACGTAAAGAACGGTGACTTTGGCGATAAAACCGGGGTGATCCTGGGCCATGAAGGGATTGGCATCGTCAAAGAAATCGGCCCTGGCGTGACGTCGCTGAAGGTCGGCGATCGCGCAAGCGTAGCCTGGTTCTTTGAGGGCTGTGGTCACTGTGAATACTGTAATACCGGCAACGAAACCCTGTGCCGCGATGTAAAAAATGCCGGTTACTCCGTTGATGGCGGCATGGCGGAAGAGTGCATCGTCACCGCCGACTACGCGGTAAAAGTACCGCACGGACTGGATTCTGCTGCCGCCAGCAGCATCACCTGCGCCGGTGTCACCACTTACAAAGCGGTGAAGATCTCAGGTATTAAACCGGGCCAGTGGATTGCCATTTATGGTCTGGGTGGACTGGGCAACCTTGCGCTGCAGTATGCTAAAAACGTCTTTAACGCCAAAGTCATCGCGCTGGATGTTAATGACGAACAGCTGAAGCTTGCCGCCAGCATGGGTGCGGATTTGACCATCAACTCCCGCAGTGAAGATGCCGCTAAAATTGTGCAGGAAAAAACCGGCGGCGCACATGCTGCTGTCGTCACTGCCGTCGCAAAAGCGGCCTTCAACTCCGCGGTAGATGCCGTGCGCGCCGGTGGTCGTGTGGTCGCGGTTGGTCTGCCACCGGAAGCGATGAGCCTGGATATTCCGCGCCTGGTGCTGGACGGCATTCAGGTGGTGGGTTCACTGGTTGGTACCCGTCAGGATCTGCAGGAAGCGTTCCAGTTTGCGGCGGAAGGTAAAGTGGTACCGAAGGTGACAATGCGTCCAATCGAAGACATCAACGCCATCTTCAAAGAGATGGAACAGGGTCAGATCCATGGCCGTATGGTGATTGATTTACGCTCATAAGCGCTCATCATTTATCACCGCTCCTGAAAGGGAGCGGTTTTCATACAGCCGTACGAGCCTTAACGTGTGACTGTCTTGTCCGCAGATATCCGTACAACAGCAATGCGCTCATGGCCGAGAACGAGAGTATTGCCGCTGGTAGCGTGACGTAACGCCAGCTAAAGCCAAGGGTAATCATCATCCCGCCAAAGTACGCGCCAATCGCACTGCCGAGATTAAATGCCATCTGCCCCCCTGCCGCCCCCAGCATCTCACCGCCCTTCGCATTTTGCAGAAGCAGGATTTGCAGCGGCGCAGAGAGCGCAAACAGCCCGGCACAGCAGATAAAGCCCATGACCAGCGAGGCCGTTTTCTGTTCGCCAGTGGCAAAAAGCAGCAGCAGTGAGGCGACAATCACCATATCGGTGGTGGCGGCAATGCGCAGCGGGCTAAAGCGACCAGAGAGCTTACCGCTTAACAGATTGCCCAACACCATCCCAAGACCCATTAGCATCATGATGGCGGTCATCACCCCTTCCGAAAAACCGGAGACGTTAACCATAAAGGGCTTAACGAAGCTGAACCACGCAAACACACCGGCGTTACCAAACATAGTGGCGGCAAAAATCAGCCACGGTTCTGGTCTTTTCAGAAACTGGAACTGCTCGGTCAATTTGATTTCTGATTTGTCATGGAGGTGTGGCACCCAAAGGATAACCGACAGGATCACCAGCGTATCAAACACCGCAATCAGGAAAAAGGTATAGCGCCAGCTAAATGCATGCCCCAGCCAGGTACCCAGCGGGACACCGACCAGGTTAGCCACGGTCATACCGGCGATCATCCCGGCCACGGCAACCGTTACCTTCCCCGGTGGTGCTATTTTAGAGAGGATAATCGCCCCGACGCCAAAAATGGCCCCGTGCGGAAAACCAGAAATTAAACGCCCCAGCGCCAGCCAGAAATAGGACGTGGAGAAAGTAAACAACGCATTGCCGACAGCGCACATTGCCACCAGGAACAACAGCGTGGTTTTTAACGAGAACTTGCCCGAAAAGAGCGCCACAATAGGGGCACCAATCACCACGCCGAAAGCATAAAACGAAATCATATTCCCGGCCGAGGGAATAGAAATACCGGTATCGTGCGCCAGTTCGGTGAGCACACCCATAATGCCAAATTCAGCCATCCCCAGGCCAAACGTGCCAAGCGCCAACGAAAAAAAAATCGTCTTTTTCATACCACGACCACAGGTTAAAAACTCGCGACGGGCATTATTGAACAAACTTGTATGGTGAGCCAGTTCAAATCAGCTGGCTGACACGTTAATCCATTAATTCAGGTGGATTACACTTCATAGTGCGGCCTCGCTTTTTCCCGCGCCGGACAACCTGAGGATGACAATCATGGGAAGCAAGAAGAAAACCAGTGTCGCTGTTGATGTCGAAAAAAACGCACCGCTGAAAACCAAAGAGTACGAAAAAGAGCTTCGTCGACTCCACGTTGAACTGGTGAAGCTCCAGCAGTGGGTCGTCGCCAAAGGGTTAAAAGTGTGTATCGTTTTTGAAGGGCGCGATGGCGCCGGTAAAGGCGGCACCATAAAAGCGATCACCGAGCGCGTCAGCCCGCGCGTTTTCCGCGTTGTTGCTCTTCCCGCACCCACCGAGAAAGAGAAAACCCAGCTCTATTTTCAGCGTTATGTTCCCCATCTGCCCGCTGCCGGGGAGATCGTGATATTCGACCGAAGCTGGTACAACCGCGCGGGCGTCGAGCGGGTCATGGGGTTCTGCACGCCGGAACAGGTGGAGAAGTTTCTCGACGGTACGCCGGTGATGGAAAAAGCGATGGTTGATGCCGGGATTATTCTGCTGAAGTACTGGCTTGAGGTGACACCGAAAGAGCAGGAGCGCCGTTTACGTGACCGTATTAACGACGGTCGTAAAATATGGAAGCTCTCGCCGATGGATATTAAATCGTTTAACCTGTGGGATGAATATACCGTAGCGCGCGATGCCATGTTTGCGGCAACCGATACCGCCTGGGCACCGTGGTATGTGGCCCGTTCGGAAGATAAAAAACGCGTGCGGCTGAATATTATTTCGCATCTCCTGACGCAGATCCCGTATAAAGAAATTCACGTTGAAAAGGTGGAATTACCGAAACGTAAAATTGACAAAGTGAAACCGACGAAATACCCGTTCCGTTATGTGGAAGAGCGGTTCTAAGATTACTGGAAGACGGCTCGCAGAATGTAGATTACCAGGGGAAAAGGTATTGTTTTTTGTTGGCTGCGGTTGATAATGGCCGCACCAACAAAGGAGATACGAATGAAACACACAGTTGACCACACCCTCTCGCGAAGCATTAAACCAACAGTACCGTCGGGCCATACCTCACCAGACTCCGTTGCGCCGTGTCAGTCATCAGATGCGGATCGTTCATTCATTCACTCAATGAATGAATTTGTGGAAAAACATGGAACCATTACTGATGATGAGTTTTTCAGGGTGCTTTAATGCTGAGACAATTTAATGTTTACCGGAATACCTCTACAACAACCAGGGATAAGCTGCCTTACTACATGCTCATTCAGGATGATTATTATGATGATCTTGCCACGCGCGTAATTGTGCCACTTGCGAGAGTGAATAAATTACCGTTATGGCAGAGTCAGCTGGCACCAGCCGTAAATATCGATTTTGAAACGTTTCTGATTTATTCACCCATGATAACCAACCTTAACAACAATAAAATTAACCCCAAAGATTTTGTTTGTAATTTACGTAACACACGTCATGATGTTATAGCCGCAATTGATCGTTTATTGACGAATACATGACGCCAGTCGGCCAGGCATTTGCCCTGCTCGCGCAAGCGCAGCGCCGCCGGGCAAAGCCGACGGCGCAGGTCTTACTTCATCCCTTCCGTACTTTCCTGTTTCGCTTCCAGTCGTTCCACATCGCGATACCAGCGCGGGTGATGTTTCTGCGCCCAGCGACGACTCACCTTCCCTTCAATCATCCCTTTAATCGACCCCTTCACCCAGAACGCCATATACATATGGATCAAAATGGCATGGATCAGAATAATGGCTGAGGTGGCGTGGATCAGCAGCGCGTAGCGCACCACCTGAATCGGGAAATACGAGGCAAAATACGGACGCCAGATAATGACGCCCGTCACCAGCAGCACAAAAATCATGCTCATGATGGTCCAGAACATCATCTTTTGTCCGGCATTATATTTGCCTACTTTCGCCACTTTATGCTCGTTGCCCTTCAGCACTTCGACAATTCCTTTTAGCCACGGAATGTCCTGCTTATCCGGGATATTGTGATGGACGAAGCGCACGAACATAAACATCAGCACCACGAAAATCAGCACGCCGAAGAACGGGTGCAGAATGCGTCCCATCTGCGGGGTGCCGAAAGTTTCCGTCAGCCACTGGAGCGTAGGAAAGAAGAACGAGATGCCGGAGACCGCCACCAGGAAGAAGCAAATGACCACCGTCCAGTGACAGGCGCGGTCGACAAACTTCGTGCGCACGATCATTTTCGACTTACTCATGATGCTCCTCCTCGTCGTCATCCACCTCTTTATTTGGCCCGATACCAATGTAGTGATAAATCAGCCCGGCAAAGGTGGCGATAAAGCCCGCTGCAGAGAGCGGTTTGAGCGCCCCTTTCCACAGGTTGATTGAGGTGTCGATCGCCGGATCTTTCGGCAGATTGTGATACAGCTCCGGCTGGTCGTTATGGTGTAGCACGTACATAACGTGCGTACCGCCCACGCCCTGCGGGTTATAAATACCCGCCTTGTCGTAGCCGCGCGCTTTGAGTTTGTCCACCCGCGCCTGCGCCACATCAAGCATCTCTTTCTTGGTGCCGAAGTGAATCGCCCCGGTCGGACAGGTTTTCACACAGGCAGGCTCCTGCCCGACGCTCACGCGGTCCACGCACAGAGTGCATTTATAGACCCGGTTATCCTCTTTATTGAGGCGCGGAATATTAAACGGACAGCCCGCGATGCAGTACCCACAGCCGATGCAGTTGTCCTGCTGGAAGTCGACGATCCCATTGGCATACTGAATAATCGCCCCCGCGGACGGGCACGCCTTCAGACAGCCCGGATCCTCACAGTGCATGCAGCCGTCTTTACGGATTAACCACTCCAGCTTGCCGTTCTGCTCGGTCTCGCTAAAGCGCATCACCGTCCAGGATTTGGCGCTCAGATCCGCCGGATTATCGTAGACCCCGACGCAGTGCCCCACCTCGTCGCGGATATCATTCCACTCCGAACAGGCCACCTGGCAGGCTTTACAGCCCACGCAGGAAGAGACATCGATAAGCTTAGCGACTTCTGCCTTATAGTCCCGCGCACGAGGCGTGGGGGTAATCGGGTTGGTCGCGGAGCGTTTAATAATGTCTTGTGTTTCCATCGCCATTTAATCGCTCCTTACGCTTTCTCGATGTTGACCAGAAACGCTTTGTACTCCGGCGTTTGCGAGTTGGAATCGCCAACGTTTGGCGTCAGGGTATTGGCGATGTAGCCTTTCTGCGCCACCCCTTCAAAGCCCCAGTGCAGCGGAATACCTACCGTTTCCACCTGCTGACCATGAACGTACAGGCTCTGCAGACGACGGGTCACCACCGCCACCGCGCGGATAAAGCCACGCTTGCTGCTCACCTTCACGCGGTCACCGTTGGCAATCCCCTTCGCTTTCGCCAGCGTCTCGCTGATCTCCACAAACTGTTCCGGCTGGGCGATGGCGTTAAGCCGCGCGTGCTTGGTCCAGGTATGGAAATGCTCGGTCAGGCGATAGGTTGTACCCACATACGGGAATTTGTCTTTTTTGCCTAAGCGCAATACGTCGTCTTCATAGATCCGCACCACCGGGCTGGAGACCACGTTCGGGTGCAGCGGGTTAGTGCCGAGCGGCGTTTCCATCGGCTCGTAGTGTTCCGGGAATGGCCCTTCTGCCAGCTTGTTGAGCGCAAACAGGCGACCCAGCCCTTCCGGCTGCATGATAAACGGCCCGGTGTTGCTGCCCGGCGCGGCGGTGTTGTAGTCCGGGATATCATTCCCTGCCCACTTCGAGCCGTTCCACTGGATCAGCATGCGTTTTGGATCCCACGGCTTGCCGTTCACGTCGGCGGAGGCGCGGTTATACAGCACGCGGCGGTTCAGCGG comes from Enterobacter kobei and encodes:
- the ppk2 gene encoding polyphosphate kinase 2 yields the protein MGSKKKTSVAVDVEKNAPLKTKEYEKELRRLHVELVKLQQWVVAKGLKVCIVFEGRDGAGKGGTIKAITERVSPRVFRVVALPAPTEKEKTQLYFQRYVPHLPAAGEIVIFDRSWYNRAGVERVMGFCTPEQVEKFLDGTPVMEKAMVDAGIILLKYWLEVTPKEQERRLRDRINDGRKIWKLSPMDIKSFNLWDEYTVARDAMFAATDTAWAPWYVARSEDKKRVRLNIISHLLTQIPYKEIHVEKVELPKRKIDKVKPTKYPFRYVEERF
- a CDS encoding CcdB family protein, with the translated sequence MLRQFNVYRNTSTTTRDKLPYYMLIQDDYYDDLATRVIVPLARVNKLPLWQSQLAPAVNIDFETFLIYSPMITNLNNNKINPKDFVCNLRNTRHDVIAAIDRLLTNT
- the araJ gene encoding MFS transporter AraJ, with amino-acid sequence MKKTIFFSLALGTFGLGMAEFGIMGVLTELAHDTGISIPSAGNMISFYAFGVVIGAPIVALFSGKFSLKTTLLFLVAMCAVGNALFTFSTSYFWLALGRLISGFPHGAIFGVGAIILSKIAPPGKVTVAVAGMIAGMTVANLVGVPLGTWLGHAFSWRYTFFLIAVFDTLVILSVILWVPHLHDKSEIKLTEQFQFLKRPEPWLIFAATMFGNAGVFAWFSFVKPFMVNVSGFSEGVMTAIMMLMGLGMVLGNLLSGKLSGRFSPLRIAATTDMVIVASLLLLFATGEQKTASLVMGFICCAGLFALSAPLQILLLQNAKGGEMLGAAGGQMAFNLGSAIGAYFGGMMITLGFSWRYVTLPAAILSFSAMSALLLYGYLRTRQSHVKARTAV
- the fdxH gene encoding formate dehydrogenase subunit beta, yielding MAMETQDIIKRSATNPITPTPRARDYKAEVAKLIDVSSCVGCKACQVACSEWNDIRDEVGHCVGVYDNPADLSAKSWTVMRFSETEQNGKLEWLIRKDGCMHCEDPGCLKACPSAGAIIQYANGIVDFQQDNCIGCGYCIAGCPFNIPRLNKEDNRVYKCTLCVDRVSVGQEPACVKTCPTGAIHFGTKKEMLDVAQARVDKLKARGYDKAGIYNPQGVGGTHVMYVLHHNDQPELYHNLPKDPAIDTSINLWKGALKPLSAAGFIATFAGLIYHYIGIGPNKEVDDDEEEHHE
- the fdnI gene encoding formate dehydrogenase-N subunit gamma — its product is MSKSKMIVRTKFVDRACHWTVVICFFLVAVSGISFFFPTLQWLTETFGTPQMGRILHPFFGVLIFVVLMFMFVRFVHHNIPDKQDIPWLKGIVEVLKGNEHKVAKVGKYNAGQKMMFWTIMSMIFVLLVTGVIIWRPYFASYFPIQVVRYALLIHATSAIILIHAILIHMYMAFWVKGSIKGMIEGKVSRRWAQKHHPRWYRDVERLEAKQESTEGMK
- the adhP gene encoding alcohol dehydrogenase AdhP, producing MKAAVVTQDHQVNVTEKTLRPLKHGEALLKMECCGVCHTDLHVKNGDFGDKTGVILGHEGIGIVKEIGPGVTSLKVGDRASVAWFFEGCGHCEYCNTGNETLCRDVKNAGYSVDGGMAEECIVTADYAVKVPHGLDSAAASSITCAGVTTYKAVKISGIKPGQWIAIYGLGGLGNLALQYAKNVFNAKVIALDVNDEQLKLAASMGADLTINSRSEDAAKIVQEKTGGAHAAVVTAVAKAAFNSAVDAVRAGGRVVAVGLPPEAMSLDIPRLVLDGIQVVGSLVGTRQDLQEAFQFAAEGKVVPKVTMRPIEDINAIFKEMEQGQIHGRMVIDLRS